The following is a genomic window from Halichoerus grypus chromosome 5, mHalGry1.hap1.1, whole genome shotgun sequence.
GCAAGacccccctccctccgccccgaCAGCCCAGGTTCGCAGGCCCCGGGGACCAGCGTGGCGGGCGGGGCCGTGAGGCGGGGCTCGATTTGGGCGTGGCTTCGAGAGGCGGTGCCTCTGGCGGGCGGGGCTTGGGGCCAGGGGATCGGGGGTGCGGCCGCGGGACAGGCCTCCGGCGGGCGGGGGCACTGGGGCGTGGCTACGCGtctcgggggcggggcctgcgcggggcggggcctcCATAAAGCGGCGCGGCCGGCGGGCCCCCGCTCCCCGTCCGCGCCGAGCATGGTGGTGGGGGCGCCGGCCTCCCGGGCGCTTCTACTGCTGCCGCCGCTCCTGCCGCTGCCGCAGGTGGGTGGCCGGCGCTCGGCTCGGGCACCGCGGGGCGGGTCTGCGCTCGGCGCGCCCCGGCCCGGGCTCACCCCTGTCCCCACAGGTGGCGCTGGGCTTCGCGGACGGCAGCTGCGACCCGTCGGACCTGTAAGTCAGGGGGGTGGGAGCCGGGGCCTGGCCCCGCCCTGTGGGGGAGGCTCGGGCGGGGCCGTCGGCCCGGAGGATGCCCCGCCTGCTCCACGTGTCGCCGTCCCCGCAGGTGCCCGCCCCAGGCCCGCTGGAGCAGCCTGTGGCACGTGGGGTAAGTGCAGGCCGCCGCGTTCTCCCCCGGCCAGGCCCACCagacccccacccctcctggctCACGGATGAGGAGTCGCCAGCGCTGTCCCCTTCCGGGCGCTGATAGGAAGGCGCTGGGGCCCTCAGCAGCCTCCCAGGCTGgcccctgcttcctgccctcaGCACCAGGGCGGCCTCTCTTGTGGGCCCTGCCCCAGTTCGGGACTGCTCTGGGCACGCAGGCCCTTGGCAGGACTTCCCTTCATAGCTCGCTTGCCCActtcccagcccctccttccTCACCCCTGCAGGAGGCCCCTGTGGACATGGTCATTGGTCTGGGCACAGGATTGTGCGGATGGCCTGGGACGGTGTGTCCTGGGAGTGAGCCCAAGGCACTTGTGGCCAGCCCTGGAGAGAGCCAGGACAGGCCCGGCAGCAGGATGCCAGGACGGCGAGCTCCTCGGGCCCAGCTCTGGCCTGGAAGGAGGTCTCCGGCCTGGAGAGACATTCTCTGGTTTTCTTTGGTCCTGCCCATTGTCCTGTCTTGGGTGGTGCCCAGCGGCCTGGGGTCAGTCCAGTGGTAGGGTCTCGCTCCTCCCTGCACAGGCTTATCTTACTCGCTGTCCTTCTGCTGCTGCTGTGTGGGGTCACAGCCAGCTGTGTCCGGTTCTGCTGCCTCCGGAAACGGGTACACAGCCAGCCGCACCTGCCACCAACACCTCAGCCTTGTGACCTGACGGTCAGCCCTATGGATAGTGACAGCCCAGTGCACAGCACAGTGACTTGTGAGTGCCTGCAGACCTCACCTGTTGGCTTGCCTGCCTGCAGGGCGGAGTGGGGGGCAGGTGAGAGCAGACTCATCCCCACAAACCCGCTCTGGTTCCCTGCAGCTTACAGCTCTGTGCAGTACCCGCTGGGCATGCGGCTGCCCCTTCCCTTTGGGGAGCTGGACCTCGACTCCATGACCCCTCCTGCCTACAGCCTGTATGCCCCTGAGCTGCCACCCTCCTATGAAGAGGCTGTCAAGATGGCCAAACCCAGCCAGGAAGAGCCACCCCCCTCTTAGTAACCCAGTCCTCTCCCTGGGGCCTGAGGCCTAGAGATACCGGCGGGGCTCCAGGAGCCAGGCACCAATGCCCAACCCCCCTGGCTAGAGCCCTGGTGCCCCTCAAGGGCAGAGGAAAACTCTCTTGAACCTCCCAATTCTGCCAGCTACCCTGTGCTCAGAGGGGACTGGCGCAAGGCCACTCGCAGCCAGGGACCCCCCCAGCACACCCCTGCCATCCGTCCCCAGGGAAGGCCAGCCCCCCAGCACACTGCCGCAGCCCCGGCCTTGCTGCTGTGTAACGCCAGGCAGCCCAGCCAGCTGGCCCTGTGTCGAGCACGCAcatgcccccacacacacaggccGCTTCATTCGGCCCTGACCCCACGGGCCTAAGCCTCAGGGCTCGGGGCTGGCTGTGACACCCCCAGCTTTTTGGAGAGAGAATAAAGTTTGTACCTAAGTGATCTCCATCTGTAGGAAAAGGCTCTGGGAGGGGCCTGTGggtagcccccccccccccccccagtgcggGCAGAAGGGCAAGTGGTAGTCTTCGACCTGCCCCCGATCTGGCTTTCAGGCTGGTGTCCAGAGCCCAGAGCCGAGCAGTGGGTGGTGTCAGATGTCACAGCAGGAGTGACGGGCCATGTGCCGTGGCTGCCCTAGGAAaaccctctcctttctccagtcCCAGATCTTTGCCAGCCTTTCTGGGCTAGGTAGGAACACACAGTAGTCTGGCAGGAGCGTTTATtggccagaggtgggggtgggtggggtgggcggTGCTGTGGGGGCAGCCGCAAGCAGTGGCCTTCTTCGGGCAGGCCTCCCGTGGCCACAGCACCTGCTCCTACTGGACCAGCTTGAAGGACTCTCCGGTCATCATGGCCACAAACTCTGGGAGCAGAAGGACAGGTCAGCCACCAGCCTGGCCCAGCCACCCGGCTCCCAGGCCCGTCCCTCACTCACCCTCGTAGTCAATGGTCCCATCCCCGTCCTTGTCAGCCTCCTTCATCATCTGCTCGGCCTCTGCCTCATTGAGGGGCTCACCTGCGTTCATGAGCACGTACCTGCGGGGCCCCCACGCTGAGTGGCAGCGCATAGGGTTCTGGCCCtcgcccaccccctccccagctccaggcccTACTTGAGCGTGTCCCAGTCGATGTAGCCCTTGCCCTCCTTGTCGAAGACACGGAACGCTGCCCTCAGCTCGCCCTCCTGGTTCTGGGCCTTCTCCCAGTAAATCCCCATCAGGGCCAGGAAGCTGTCACAGTTGAAGAATCCTTTGTCTGCAGGGAGCAAGCAGCAGGGTGGGCCGCATGAGGGTGAGCTGGTGCGGCCCTCCCCGCTCACACAGGTGACCCCCCCCAGGACTGCCCCCTGCCTGGCCTCACTGTCTCTGTCCACGTCCTTGGCCATGGAGGCCAGCTCACTCTTGGTGGGATTGATGCCCAGCAGGCTCATGAGCCGCTCCAGCTCTCCAGTCTTCACCTCCCCGTTGCCCTCCTCGTCGAACATCTCAAAGACCCCCTTGTACTCCTGGATCTGCTCGGCTGTCAGGCGCTCCGTCTGCAAGGACCCCGGCCTAGCTTCACCggggcctcccctgccccccagtccaAGGGAGGGTGGGGGCCCCAGCCTAGCTTCACCggggcctcccctgcccctcagtccAAGGGAGGGTGGGGGCCCCAGCCTAGCTTCACCggggcctcccctgcccctcagtccAAGGGAGGGTGGGGGCCCCAGCCTAGCTTCACCGGGGCCTCCTCTGCCCCTCAGTCCAAGGGAGGGTGGAGGCCCCAGCACCCACGGCCCCCCACCCTGTCCATCCACCTGGCAACCCTTCCGGGCCCATGGTTAAGGAAGGGggcccccagcccagagcagcTTCCAGATAAGGTGGCACAAGGGATCGGTGTCGAGGGCTGAGTGGGACGGTGTCAGGTAGCTTCAGGGGAAGGACACATGAGGCCGAGGCCAGGTGTGAGCACCAAGGCTCAGGCCAGCCCCATGAGGGAGTGTCAGGCAGGCCCAGGCTCTGGGGCGGAGGCAGTGGACACCAGGTGAGACCAGGTGAAGGACGCCATGGGGGAGCATGACCCGGGTGAGAGTGAAGGACCCCAGCCTGTTCTGGCGTTTCTGGGGATGGTCTATGGCCCCTGAcctcccctgcccaccactgCCATGGCAGCTTTCAGAAAGGGCTCCCCCATCCCGGCCACCAGAGAGAGGGTGGCATCAGCAGCCAGCAGGGCTCAGCCTTGGCTGCCgcactctgccctctccctccagccctgctGAACTGCTCCCTCGATTCCCAGGGAGGCAGTCACACTCTCGGGTAAGGCCCCAGCCCGTGCCTGTGCTTGGAGGCCCTGTCCTGTCCTctgtccccccagcccccgctcCACCACCCAGCCAGCCCAGCAGGGGCTCTGCCGGGTGCCGGGAGCAGCCTTACCATGTCTATGGCTGACCGGGAGAGCACTGCACAGTGGCACTAGCGACCAGGGGCAGAGGGGTGTCAGCCGCATTTTAGCTGGGCCCAGCTGCCTGGGGTCCCCAGAGTCCAGATTCCAAGATCCTTGTATGGCTAGGAGATCCTGCAGCCCTATTTTGGGACAGGCTTGGCCCTTCCCCCCATAGCCCCTTTCTGGCCCTCCTTGGCCTGAGCATCCCCTCACCCTGAAGCTCCCTTTCAGATCCTAGGTCCCGGCTAAGGCCCTaccccagcctcagccctctGGAGCCAAAGCCCAGATAGACAGCATGGGCTGAGGGCCAAGGGTAGGAAAGGGGCTGCTGGGTGGCCCGGGGGGCCCAGAGTGTTTGTACACGTGTTCTCCCTTTGCTGTCTCCTCTTCACCGTGTCAGCCTCCTCGAATCTCCTTCTCGGCAGCGGCTGCCCTTCCACCGTTCTGCCGCAGGACCCTCGCACGGCCTGTCATCACTCACGTACGAGTGTTCTTTCTGAATGCCCACCCTGGCCCCGTGACACCCCCATATCCCTATGGGCCCAGTGCTTTGCAGGCAGTCTCTAAAGACAGGTTGAGAGAACGAATGCATCCCTCTGGCCACCCTGTGCAGAAGGGGCTGGAAGTCGGCAGTCCGGGGAGGAGACAGCTGGACAtggggtgggggccagagggCAAGACGGACAGGACCAGGGGGCCAGACTGGCTACCAGGAGGCCAGACCAGGTTTCCTCTGAGCAGCCAGGGGCTATTCTGGGGTTTCTCAGAGAAACCTGACCTCCCTTGCACTCAGAACAGCAAAGCTGGCTCCCGAGGGAGGCTCACGGCCTGGCCGTTCGGTGACGAGCTGCCTGGACAGCGTGCACACATGACTGCGCGCGCGCGCTCAGCCCTCGGGCCCAGGCAGCCACCCTCCCGTCCACCGagggcctcctccctcccaccacgGCACGGGGCACAAGACCCACTGGCCTGGCCACAGGGCTCCGAGGCTTGCGGTTACAGGTGGGAGCCTTGTGGGTTGAGGGGACTCCTCCCATCCCGGCCTCCAGCTCCCCCCAGGGATAGTCACAGATGGGTGCCCCCACCTAATACCCTCACGCCTGTGTGTGGCCCCCCAGAGTCACACAGACACACGGCAGCCCCAGCCCATGCCTGCCCGGTGATCTGAGCAGGTGGGATGTGCCCCCAGCAGCCCGGCTCTGGGTCTGCCCGAACGTCTGAAGCCTCCAGGACGCTCCCCACTGAGGCCCAGGCCAGCTGCTGAGGCCGCAAGATTTGTGCTGACGGCCAGCATGGCTCCGGCGGGCACCAGGCCAGAAGGCCCAGGGGACAGGGTTGAAGGGAAAGCAGGCTCCAGGTCTGGGGGTGGCCCCCTACCTTTGCCCTGGCTACTCTCTCTGGTTCTGGTTTCAGGCTTTGTGATGATGAGAAGAGactctcccactcccttccctTGAAAACCTCAAACTAGAACAGGAGTCAGAAACATTTCAGTAAACTAGTCCCCTCTACAAGCCCAAACATGCGAGGCAGGAAGCCAATGGGCGCCGGCCCGAGACAGGGCGGGGCCTGAGGAGAAAGCAGGCCCGGGGGCTAATTTCGCGCGTGTAGCTAGACTGCAGAGCCCAGACTTCTGCTCAGACACTAGTCTAGATGTCGTTAAGAAGGGGgttttgttcatatatttattgattacAGTGGTGAAATCAacatgaaatattactcaggGAGAACTGACATGTACTGAACATCTGTTACAtaccatgatcttttttttttaatttggtaaaaaaaaaaaaaaacatataaaactgaccatcctggggcgcctgggtggctcagtcgttaagcgtctgccttcagctcaggtcttgatcccagggtcctgggatcaggccccacatcgggctccctgctcagcaggaagcctacttctccctctcccactccccctgcttgtgttccctctctcgctgtgtctctctctgtcaaataaataaataaaatcttttaaaagaataaaaataaaataaatcagtagactttgaataAAGCGGATGACCctcataatgtgggtgggcctcatccaatcagttgaagaccttaagagaaaaagagtgagctccccagaggaggagggaatTCTGCTCCAGAGGGCCTCTGGGTTCGAGCTGCAACATCAGCTTCTCCCTGGGTCTCAGGCCTCTGAACTCACCAGCCCCACAATCGTCACAAAGGGacccaattccttaaaataaatcaacctctctccctcactctctctctccctcccactcctatTGGCCTGTTTTTCTGGAGATTCCGACTGATACAGAAGGCCACTGAAGGCAGTATGCCCCAGGAACCTGGGCATCTGTGTCTGGGCCTTCAGGACCACCCTCCCAACTGCAGGGCACGTGGAATTTCCTCTGGGCAGGAAGGAGGCATGGGCACCTGAAGAGAGCAGCTGGACTCACAGACTGGAAACCCAGGCCAGGGTGTAGTGAAAGGCTGCGTGGTGACAAAGCgatcccagcccttccccaccagCAAGTGCCTCCCCAGTGACCCCTCCCTGGAAGAGCAAAGAAACCCATAGACGCTGGCGCTGGGGGGTCCCCAGTGAGACAAGAGCACAAGGCCCTGACCCTTCCAGGGCAGCCTCAGGTACAGACCCAGGTCGCCGGCCACTGTGGCCCCAGGTAGAACCTCTGAACAGGTAATTTCACGCAGGCTGAGTCCCCATGGCTGGCCTGAGGCTTCGGGCACAGCCGGACTTCCCTCTGCCCgatcctgccccctccctgtctCTGGGGTTGACGCCTTGTGCACAGCTCATACCCAAACTCCATCTCGGGGTCAGCTTCCGTGGGACCCAATGCACAGCTAGAGGGGGCATTAGAGATGGATCCCTCACCGGCCGGCTGCGACAAGGCACCCTGGGGCTGGGCACACATTCCTCCCGGTGGCTCACCTGCTGCAACGGTCACCGTCCTGGATTGGGCCGAGGGCGACGAGAGAGCAGGTGGCGGCTGCCCAGCACCTGACCTGTTGTCAGGACCCTGCTGGGGAAAGCTGGGACCTTGCCATGTGTGTGGGGACATCCGGGTGCCTGTCCCCCTCAGCTCTAAGGCCCAGACTCCTCTGAACCTTCTGCACCTTCAGGGTTTGCTCACCTCTCCCTGGGAAGAGCTGCACCCCCGCCTCAGCTGAGCTAGAATTCTGAGGCCTCCCCACCAACCCCCCCAGGCAACATTTAGCCCCGTTAGGACAGCCACCTCCCCTCCTAGCCACTAGGCCAACAGCCAGGGGTAATTTGCAGCATAACCCAGCTGGGGACGAGTTGGGTCTGACAGCTCAAGGACAGCGAAGGATGAAGGGACCAATGGACTGAgctggcaggagctgggggagcaCGGGCAGCCCCAGGGGCTCCTTTGAGGGGCTGGAGGCATAACCGAGGCAGGCGTGAGACTCTGCACCTACCACTGGCTCTCAGAGctgcccctcttcctgcagcTTCCGCCTGAGGCGTCCTAAACCAGCACAGGGCAGGCCACGGGCCGGGACGCACACTCTGCACGGCGCCTGCAGCCAGCCTCCTTGCCCACCAGCAGCGGCGCTGCGCCCGTGACACGGGCTCCTCAGGGTCCCAGTGTGCTGAGCCTGTTCGTTGCCCACAGTGTCCCCTGCTCAGCCCCAGGAatgcccccttcccacccctcttACCTCCTACAACCCCAAGAAAAACTCCGTGTCCTAGTCTTGAGTCTTTGTTTCGGGGTCTGCTCGGGGGAGCCCGGCCTGGACAAGGGGCGTAAAAACAAACCCCAGCTCTGGACCAGCAACCACGGCAGATGGGGAGGGATGCGAGTGTAAGGCCCCAGCAGCGTTCAGGAATGGCCAGAGCTGGTTGCTGAGATTACAATGTATGTGGAACTTTAAGTTAAccactaaaataatagaaatggatTGTGTAACTTCCATATCTaggagggaaaaaggaataaagaaaatgtaatgaacccaacagaactcaggaaagaagACGGAAGCCTAAGAAAAGCAGCATAACTAGAAAGCAGCAAGTAATGTCGTAAAAGTAACCCCAGCCACCTGACAGAGCTCCCAGGGGCTGAGGCTGGAACAATgtgagcaagaaaagaaatcaagtagGATCAGATTATAAcccaagtataaaataaatatccattgtGCATCAAAGCACACCATCAACAGGGTGAAAAGGCAccccacagactggaagaaaatattcacaaatcacatatctgatgagggattatttatttatttgagagagagagagcatgagcaggggaagaggtagagggagaagcaggctccccgttgagtagggagcccgacgcggggctcgaccaggaccctgagatcatgatctgagccgaaggcagacgcttaactgactgagccacccaggcgtccctgataaGGGATTCATATCCAGAA
Proteins encoded in this region:
- the TMEM52 gene encoding transmembrane protein 52; this encodes MVVGAPASRALLLLPPLLPLPQVALGFADGSCDPSDLCPPQARWSSLWHVGLILLAVLLLLLCGVTASCVRFCCLRKRVHSQPHLPPTPQPCDLTVSPMDSDSPVHSTVTSYSSVQYPLGMRLPLPFGELDLDSMTPPAYSLYAPELPPSYEEAVKMAKPSQEEPPPS
- the CALML6 gene encoding calmodulin-like protein 6, coding for MFDEEGNGEVKTGELERLMSLLGINPTKSELASMAKDVDRDNKGFFNCDSFLALMGIYWEKAQNQEGELRAAFRVFDKEGKGYIDWDTLKYVLMNAGEPLNEAEAEQMMKEADKDGDGTIDYEEFVAMMTGESFKLVQ